Proteins co-encoded in one Populus trichocarpa isolate Nisqually-1 chromosome 10, P.trichocarpa_v4.1, whole genome shotgun sequence genomic window:
- the LOC7458645 gene encoding E3 SUMO-protein ligase SIZ1 isoform X4: protein MEMNLVASCKGKLAYFRIKELKDILSLLGLSKQGKKQDLMDRVLGLLSDDEICSARSFVRKQQIGKEAVVKIIDDAYRKMHITDASDLAVGAPSGFHTMSVKEEVEDFISPEKRIRCPCGSSLPTEFMIQCIDSKCQVQQHISCVIFLENPVESDHPIPPVFYCETCRIDRADPFWVTVAHLSLPVKLTSSNISMDGNITSQKVETTFQLTRSDQHLLQNCEYDVQAWCMLLNDNVLFRMQWPLFANLQVNDMSVRMLDRLVSQSLGANGRDDGAQIKLCIREGINRISLSGCDSRVFCFGIRLVKRRTVEQVLNLIPKVGESFEDALARVCRCIGGGMSTTNEDSDSDLEVIAEAITVNLRCPMSGSRMKIAGRFKPCAHMGCFDLETFVKLNQRSRKWQCPICLKNYCLEDIVIDPYFNRITTLMGHCEEDITEIEVKPDGSWTVKTKVDIGDLRQWHFPDGSLCALTDEVTSCYKIPRQIEKGDGLKAHFSPETGIKNNLSGIVQGRNPQLAFCSSKNQLEGSFVNHGQRTLTMSSSTTGSGGDEEDPSINQDYSGHVEISPSSVNEINSICHYFDPTLAINHGSSVAPGNADIIILSDSDEENVNLVPPETVYDTYRVNGSGSSLAVNPGITDSYLEDLALDAATSVAALNDEARSNRKCNKKFSDGPFSFPRQPRSVRQRVYSQ, encoded by the exons ATGGAGATGAATTTAGTGGCTAGTTGCAAG GGAAAGTTGgcatattttagaattaaagAGCTCAAGGATATTTTATCCCTGTTGGGTCTTTCAAAGCAAGGGAAGAAGCAG GATTTAATGGACAGAGTTTTGGGTTTGCTCTCAGATGATGAAA TTTGCTCCGCTCGCAGCTTTGTAAGGAAACAGCAGATTGGAAAGGAAGCTGTAgtgaaaataattgatgatgcttacag AAAAATGCACATAACAGATGCATCAGATTTAGCAGTGGGGGCTCCAAGTGGCTTTCATACTATGAGTGTTAAAGAAGAAGTTGAAGATTTCATTAGTCCAGAGAAGAGGATTCGTTGTCCTTGTGGAAGTTCACTGCCTACCGAGTTCATGATACAG TGTATAGATTCAAAATGTCAAGTGCAACAACATATTAGTTGCGTCATTTTTCTGGAGAACCCTGTGGAGAGTGACCATCCAATTCCACCTGTATTTTACTGTGAAACATGCCGTATTGACCGAGCAGATCC TTTTTGGGTTACTGTGGCGCATCTATCATTGCCTGTGAAGTTAACGAGTTCAAATATTTCAATGGACGG TAATATCACATCGCAGAAAGTGGAAACAACTTTTCAATTGACAAGATCAGATCAACACCTACTACAGAATTGTGAATATGATGTTCAG GCCTGGTGCATGCTTCTCAATGATAATGTTTTGTTTAGGATGCAGTGGCCACTTTTTGCAAATTTACAGGTTAATG ATATGTCCGTGAGAATGCTAGATAGACTGGTATCACAGTCTCTTGGTGCTAATGGCCGTGATGATGGTGCACAA ATCAAATTATGCATTCGAGAGGGAATAAATAGAATTTCTTTATCAGGATGTGATTCTCGTGTTTTCTGCTTCGGCATCAGACTCGTAAAGCGACGAACTGTTGAACAG GTTCTCAACCTGATTCCCAAAGTTGGTGAGTCTTTTGAAGATGCTCTTGCTCGTGTTTGTCGTTGCATTGGTGGTGGGATGAGTACTACAAACGAAGATAGTGATAGTGATTTGGAGGTGATTGCAGAGGCGATTACAGTTAATCTTCGCTGTCCT ATGAGTGGCTCTAGAATGAAGATTGCTGGCAGATTTAAACCTTGTGCTCACATGGGCTGTTTTGATCTTGAAACTTTTGTGAAACTAAATCAACGCTCCCGCAAG TGGCAGTGTCCTATTTGTCTTAAGAATTACTGCTTGGAGGATATTGTCATTGATCCTTACTTCAACCGCATTACAACTTTG ATGGGTCATTGTGAAGAAGACATAACTGAGATTGAGGTGAAACCTGATGGTTCTTGGACTGTAAAGACCAAAGTTGACATAGGTGATCTCAGGCAATGGCATTTTCCTGATGGTTCTCTTTGTGCTCTTACTGATGAAGTTACTTCCTGTTACAAAATCCCGAGGCAGATCGAGAAGGGAGATGGCTTGAAAGCACATTTTAGTCCTGAGACCGGAATTAAGAATAATCTCAGTGGAATTGTGCAAGGAAGAAACCCTCAGCTTGCCTTTTGTTCCTCAAAGAATCAACTTGAGGGAAGTTTTGTAAATCATGGCCAAAGGACACTAACAATGAGTAGTAGCACCACTGGAAGTGGCGGGGATGAAGAGGACCCAAGTATAAACCAAGATTACAGTGGGCATGTTGAAATATCTCCCAGTAGTGTCAATGAGATCAACTCTATCTGTCATTATTTTGACCCAACACTTGCAATAAACCATGGTAGTTCTGTGGCACCAGGGAATGCTGACATCATTATTCTAAGTGATTCCGATGAAGAGAATGTCAATTTAGTTCCTCCTGAAACTGTCTATGATACTTACAGAGTAAATGGGAGTGGTTCTTCATTGGCTGTCAATCCTGGAATAACAGACTCATACTTAGAAGATCTAGCTCTTGATGCAG CTACTTCAGTTGCAGCTCTAAACGATGAAGCTAGGTCTAACAGGAAATGTAACAAGAAATTTTCAGATGGCCCTTTCTCATTTCCTCGCCAGCCGCGATCTGTGAGACAACGTGTTTATTCTCAATAG
- the LOC7458645 gene encoding E3 SUMO-protein ligase SIZ1 isoform X2 — translation MEMNLVASCKDLMDRVLGLLSDDEICSARSFVRKQQIGKEAVVKIIDDAYRKMHITDASDLAVGAPSGFHTMSVKEEVEDFISPEKRIRCPCGSSLPTEFMIQCIDSKCQVQQHISCVIFLENPVESDHPIPPVFYCETCRIDRADPFWVTVAHLSLPVKLTSSNISMDGNITSQKVETTFQLTRSDQHLLQNCEYDVQAWCMLLNDNVLFRMQWPLFANLQVNDMSVRMLDRLVSQSLGANGRDDGAQIKLCIREGINRISLSGCDSRVFCFGIRLVKRRTVEQVLNLIPKVGESFEDALARVCRCIGGGMSTTNEDSDSDLEVIAEAITVNLRCPMSGSRMKIAGRFKPCAHMGCFDLETFVKLNQRSRKWQCPICLKNYCLEDIVIDPYFNRITTLMGHCEEDITEIEVKPDGSWTVKTKVDIGDLRQWHFPDGSLCALTDEVTSCYKIPRQIEKGDGLKAHFSPETGIKNNLSGIVQGRNPQLAFCSSKNQLEGSFVNHGQRTLTMSSSTTGSGGDEEDPSINQDYSGHVEISPSSVNEINSICHYFDPTLAINHGSSVAPGNADIIILSDSDEENVNLVPPETVYDTYRVNGSGSSLAVNPGITDSYLEDLALDAGANSCFGLFDTGVNDVGMSNWSYSSCTQAGPHFQLFNTDPDVSDAFIDLDHPSISCAVPMNGCTLASTPAITSGGEVLDSLACDANVDMDVGLVDNPMRFVAEDPSLQTFLPVQPVQPDLVHKPPVSNRAPTEDWFPLSLSSTSESFGNHTRNHDQGAAKIGVDLRNQLGSNQATSVAALNDEARSNRKCNKKFSDGPFSFPRQPRSVRQRVYSQ, via the exons ATGGAGATGAATTTAGTGGCTAGTTGCAAG GATTTAATGGACAGAGTTTTGGGTTTGCTCTCAGATGATGAAA TTTGCTCCGCTCGCAGCTTTGTAAGGAAACAGCAGATTGGAAAGGAAGCTGTAgtgaaaataattgatgatgcttacag AAAAATGCACATAACAGATGCATCAGATTTAGCAGTGGGGGCTCCAAGTGGCTTTCATACTATGAGTGTTAAAGAAGAAGTTGAAGATTTCATTAGTCCAGAGAAGAGGATTCGTTGTCCTTGTGGAAGTTCACTGCCTACCGAGTTCATGATACAG TGTATAGATTCAAAATGTCAAGTGCAACAACATATTAGTTGCGTCATTTTTCTGGAGAACCCTGTGGAGAGTGACCATCCAATTCCACCTGTATTTTACTGTGAAACATGCCGTATTGACCGAGCAGATCC TTTTTGGGTTACTGTGGCGCATCTATCATTGCCTGTGAAGTTAACGAGTTCAAATATTTCAATGGACGG TAATATCACATCGCAGAAAGTGGAAACAACTTTTCAATTGACAAGATCAGATCAACACCTACTACAGAATTGTGAATATGATGTTCAG GCCTGGTGCATGCTTCTCAATGATAATGTTTTGTTTAGGATGCAGTGGCCACTTTTTGCAAATTTACAGGTTAATG ATATGTCCGTGAGAATGCTAGATAGACTGGTATCACAGTCTCTTGGTGCTAATGGCCGTGATGATGGTGCACAA ATCAAATTATGCATTCGAGAGGGAATAAATAGAATTTCTTTATCAGGATGTGATTCTCGTGTTTTCTGCTTCGGCATCAGACTCGTAAAGCGACGAACTGTTGAACAG GTTCTCAACCTGATTCCCAAAGTTGGTGAGTCTTTTGAAGATGCTCTTGCTCGTGTTTGTCGTTGCATTGGTGGTGGGATGAGTACTACAAACGAAGATAGTGATAGTGATTTGGAGGTGATTGCAGAGGCGATTACAGTTAATCTTCGCTGTCCT ATGAGTGGCTCTAGAATGAAGATTGCTGGCAGATTTAAACCTTGTGCTCACATGGGCTGTTTTGATCTTGAAACTTTTGTGAAACTAAATCAACGCTCCCGCAAG TGGCAGTGTCCTATTTGTCTTAAGAATTACTGCTTGGAGGATATTGTCATTGATCCTTACTTCAACCGCATTACAACTTTG ATGGGTCATTGTGAAGAAGACATAACTGAGATTGAGGTGAAACCTGATGGTTCTTGGACTGTAAAGACCAAAGTTGACATAGGTGATCTCAGGCAATGGCATTTTCCTGATGGTTCTCTTTGTGCTCTTACTGATGAAGTTACTTCCTGTTACAAAATCCCGAGGCAGATCGAGAAGGGAGATGGCTTGAAAGCACATTTTAGTCCTGAGACCGGAATTAAGAATAATCTCAGTGGAATTGTGCAAGGAAGAAACCCTCAGCTTGCCTTTTGTTCCTCAAAGAATCAACTTGAGGGAAGTTTTGTAAATCATGGCCAAAGGACACTAACAATGAGTAGTAGCACCACTGGAAGTGGCGGGGATGAAGAGGACCCAAGTATAAACCAAGATTACAGTGGGCATGTTGAAATATCTCCCAGTAGTGTCAATGAGATCAACTCTATCTGTCATTATTTTGACCCAACACTTGCAATAAACCATGGTAGTTCTGTGGCACCAGGGAATGCTGACATCATTATTCTAAGTGATTCCGATGAAGAGAATGTCAATTTAGTTCCTCCTGAAACTGTCTATGATACTTACAGAGTAAATGGGAGTGGTTCTTCATTGGCTGTCAATCCTGGAATAACAGACTCATACTTAGAAGATCTAGCTCTTGATGCAGGTGCAAATTCTTGTTTTGGTCTCTTTGATACAGGTGTCAATGATGTTGGGATGTCTAACTGGTCATACTCTTCTTGTACTCAAGCTGGTCCCCATTTCCAATTATTTAATACAGACCCGGATGTATCAGATGCTTTTATTGATCTGGATCATCCTTCCATTAGTTGTGCTGTTCCAATGAATGGTTGTACACTGGCATCAACGCCAGCTATAACTTCTGGTGGTGAGGTCCTAGATTCTTTAGCCTGTGACGCCAATGTTGATATGGATGTTGGCTTGGTTGATAATCCTATGAGATTTGTTGCTGAGGACCCCTCATTACAAACATTTCTCCCAGTTCAACCTGTGCAGCCTGACTTGGTGCACAAGCCTCCTGTATCAAATCGTGCCCCTACTGAGGATTGGTTTCCCCTTAGCCTCAGCAGCACCAGTGAGAGTTTTGGCAATCACACCAGGAATCATGATCAGGGTGCTGCTAAAATTGGGGTTGATTTGAGAAACCAGTTAGGATCAAATCAAG CTACTTCAGTTGCAGCTCTAAACGATGAAGCTAGGTCTAACAGGAAATGTAACAAGAAATTTTCAGATGGCCCTTTCTCATTTCCTCGCCAGCCGCGATCTGTGAGACAACGTGTTTATTCTCAATAG
- the LOC7458645 gene encoding E3 SUMO-protein ligase SIZ1 isoform X1, whose amino-acid sequence MEMNLVASCKGKLAYFRIKELKDILSLLGLSKQGKKQDLMDRVLGLLSDDEICSARSFVRKQQIGKEAVVKIIDDAYRKMHITDASDLAVGAPSGFHTMSVKEEVEDFISPEKRIRCPCGSSLPTEFMIQCIDSKCQVQQHISCVIFLENPVESDHPIPPVFYCETCRIDRADPFWVTVAHLSLPVKLTSSNISMDGNITSQKVETTFQLTRSDQHLLQNCEYDVQAWCMLLNDNVLFRMQWPLFANLQVNDMSVRMLDRLVSQSLGANGRDDGAQIKLCIREGINRISLSGCDSRVFCFGIRLVKRRTVEQVLNLIPKVGESFEDALARVCRCIGGGMSTTNEDSDSDLEVIAEAITVNLRCPMSGSRMKIAGRFKPCAHMGCFDLETFVKLNQRSRKWQCPICLKNYCLEDIVIDPYFNRITTLMGHCEEDITEIEVKPDGSWTVKTKVDIGDLRQWHFPDGSLCALTDEVTSCYKIPRQIEKGDGLKAHFSPETGIKNNLSGIVQGRNPQLAFCSSKNQLEGSFVNHGQRTLTMSSSTTGSGGDEEDPSINQDYSGHVEISPSSVNEINSICHYFDPTLAINHGSSVAPGNADIIILSDSDEENVNLVPPETVYDTYRVNGSGSSLAVNPGITDSYLEDLALDAGANSCFGLFDTGVNDVGMSNWSYSSCTQAGPHFQLFNTDPDVSDAFIDLDHPSISCAVPMNGCTLASTPAITSGGEVLDSLACDANVDMDVGLVDNPMRFVAEDPSLQTFLPVQPVQPDLVHKPPVSNRAPTEDWFPLSLSSTSESFGNHTRNHDQGAAKIGVDLRNQLGSNQATSVAALNDEARSNRKCNKKFSDGPFSFPRQPRSVRQRVYSQ is encoded by the exons ATGGAGATGAATTTAGTGGCTAGTTGCAAG GGAAAGTTGgcatattttagaattaaagAGCTCAAGGATATTTTATCCCTGTTGGGTCTTTCAAAGCAAGGGAAGAAGCAG GATTTAATGGACAGAGTTTTGGGTTTGCTCTCAGATGATGAAA TTTGCTCCGCTCGCAGCTTTGTAAGGAAACAGCAGATTGGAAAGGAAGCTGTAgtgaaaataattgatgatgcttacag AAAAATGCACATAACAGATGCATCAGATTTAGCAGTGGGGGCTCCAAGTGGCTTTCATACTATGAGTGTTAAAGAAGAAGTTGAAGATTTCATTAGTCCAGAGAAGAGGATTCGTTGTCCTTGTGGAAGTTCACTGCCTACCGAGTTCATGATACAG TGTATAGATTCAAAATGTCAAGTGCAACAACATATTAGTTGCGTCATTTTTCTGGAGAACCCTGTGGAGAGTGACCATCCAATTCCACCTGTATTTTACTGTGAAACATGCCGTATTGACCGAGCAGATCC TTTTTGGGTTACTGTGGCGCATCTATCATTGCCTGTGAAGTTAACGAGTTCAAATATTTCAATGGACGG TAATATCACATCGCAGAAAGTGGAAACAACTTTTCAATTGACAAGATCAGATCAACACCTACTACAGAATTGTGAATATGATGTTCAG GCCTGGTGCATGCTTCTCAATGATAATGTTTTGTTTAGGATGCAGTGGCCACTTTTTGCAAATTTACAGGTTAATG ATATGTCCGTGAGAATGCTAGATAGACTGGTATCACAGTCTCTTGGTGCTAATGGCCGTGATGATGGTGCACAA ATCAAATTATGCATTCGAGAGGGAATAAATAGAATTTCTTTATCAGGATGTGATTCTCGTGTTTTCTGCTTCGGCATCAGACTCGTAAAGCGACGAACTGTTGAACAG GTTCTCAACCTGATTCCCAAAGTTGGTGAGTCTTTTGAAGATGCTCTTGCTCGTGTTTGTCGTTGCATTGGTGGTGGGATGAGTACTACAAACGAAGATAGTGATAGTGATTTGGAGGTGATTGCAGAGGCGATTACAGTTAATCTTCGCTGTCCT ATGAGTGGCTCTAGAATGAAGATTGCTGGCAGATTTAAACCTTGTGCTCACATGGGCTGTTTTGATCTTGAAACTTTTGTGAAACTAAATCAACGCTCCCGCAAG TGGCAGTGTCCTATTTGTCTTAAGAATTACTGCTTGGAGGATATTGTCATTGATCCTTACTTCAACCGCATTACAACTTTG ATGGGTCATTGTGAAGAAGACATAACTGAGATTGAGGTGAAACCTGATGGTTCTTGGACTGTAAAGACCAAAGTTGACATAGGTGATCTCAGGCAATGGCATTTTCCTGATGGTTCTCTTTGTGCTCTTACTGATGAAGTTACTTCCTGTTACAAAATCCCGAGGCAGATCGAGAAGGGAGATGGCTTGAAAGCACATTTTAGTCCTGAGACCGGAATTAAGAATAATCTCAGTGGAATTGTGCAAGGAAGAAACCCTCAGCTTGCCTTTTGTTCCTCAAAGAATCAACTTGAGGGAAGTTTTGTAAATCATGGCCAAAGGACACTAACAATGAGTAGTAGCACCACTGGAAGTGGCGGGGATGAAGAGGACCCAAGTATAAACCAAGATTACAGTGGGCATGTTGAAATATCTCCCAGTAGTGTCAATGAGATCAACTCTATCTGTCATTATTTTGACCCAACACTTGCAATAAACCATGGTAGTTCTGTGGCACCAGGGAATGCTGACATCATTATTCTAAGTGATTCCGATGAAGAGAATGTCAATTTAGTTCCTCCTGAAACTGTCTATGATACTTACAGAGTAAATGGGAGTGGTTCTTCATTGGCTGTCAATCCTGGAATAACAGACTCATACTTAGAAGATCTAGCTCTTGATGCAGGTGCAAATTCTTGTTTTGGTCTCTTTGATACAGGTGTCAATGATGTTGGGATGTCTAACTGGTCATACTCTTCTTGTACTCAAGCTGGTCCCCATTTCCAATTATTTAATACAGACCCGGATGTATCAGATGCTTTTATTGATCTGGATCATCCTTCCATTAGTTGTGCTGTTCCAATGAATGGTTGTACACTGGCATCAACGCCAGCTATAACTTCTGGTGGTGAGGTCCTAGATTCTTTAGCCTGTGACGCCAATGTTGATATGGATGTTGGCTTGGTTGATAATCCTATGAGATTTGTTGCTGAGGACCCCTCATTACAAACATTTCTCCCAGTTCAACCTGTGCAGCCTGACTTGGTGCACAAGCCTCCTGTATCAAATCGTGCCCCTACTGAGGATTGGTTTCCCCTTAGCCTCAGCAGCACCAGTGAGAGTTTTGGCAATCACACCAGGAATCATGATCAGGGTGCTGCTAAAATTGGGGTTGATTTGAGAAACCAGTTAGGATCAAATCAAG CTACTTCAGTTGCAGCTCTAAACGATGAAGCTAGGTCTAACAGGAAATGTAACAAGAAATTTTCAGATGGCCCTTTCTCATTTCCTCGCCAGCCGCGATCTGTGAGACAACGTGTTTATTCTCAATAG
- the LOC7458645 gene encoding E3 SUMO-protein ligase SIZ1 isoform X3, translating into MEMNLVASCKGKLAYFRIKELKDILSLLGLSKQGKKQDLMDRVLGLLSDDEICSARSFVRKQQIGKEAVVKIIDDAYRKMHITDASDLAVGAPSGFHTMSVKEEVEDFISPEKRIRCPCGSSLPTEFMIQCIDSKCQVQQHISCVIFLENPVESDHPIPPVFYCETCRIDRADPFWVTVAHLSLPVKLTSSNISMDGNITSQKVETTFQLTRSDQHLLQNCEYDVQAWCMLLNDNVLFRMQWPLFANLQVNDMSVRMLDRLVSQSLGANGRDDGAQIKLCIREGINRISLSGCDSRVFCFGIRLVKRRTVEQVLNLIPKVGESFEDALARVCRCIGGGMSTTNEDSDSDLEVIAEAITVNLRCPMSGSRMKIAGRFKPCAHMGCFDLETFVKLNQRSRKWQCPICLKNYCLEDIVIDPYFNRITTLMGHCEEDITEIEVKPDGSWTVKTKVDIGDLRQWHFPDGSLCALTDEVTSCYKIPRQIEKGDGLKAHFSPETGIKNNLSGIVQGRNPQLAFCSSKNQLEGSFVNHGQRTLTMSSSTTGSGGDEEDPSINQDYSGHVEISPSSVNEINSICHYFDPTLAINHGSSVAPGNADIIILSDSDEENVNLVPPETVYDTYRVNGSGSSLAVNPGITDSYLEDLALDAGANSCFGLFDTGVNDVGMSNWSYSSCTQAGPHFQLFNTDPDVSDAFIDLDHPSISCAVPMNGCTLASTPAITSGGEVLDSLACDANVDMDVGLVDNPMRFVAEDPSLQTFLPVQPVQPDLVHKPPVSNRAPTEDWFPLSLSSTSESFGNHTRNHDQGAAKIGVDLRNQLGSNQGA; encoded by the exons ATGGAGATGAATTTAGTGGCTAGTTGCAAG GGAAAGTTGgcatattttagaattaaagAGCTCAAGGATATTTTATCCCTGTTGGGTCTTTCAAAGCAAGGGAAGAAGCAG GATTTAATGGACAGAGTTTTGGGTTTGCTCTCAGATGATGAAA TTTGCTCCGCTCGCAGCTTTGTAAGGAAACAGCAGATTGGAAAGGAAGCTGTAgtgaaaataattgatgatgcttacag AAAAATGCACATAACAGATGCATCAGATTTAGCAGTGGGGGCTCCAAGTGGCTTTCATACTATGAGTGTTAAAGAAGAAGTTGAAGATTTCATTAGTCCAGAGAAGAGGATTCGTTGTCCTTGTGGAAGTTCACTGCCTACCGAGTTCATGATACAG TGTATAGATTCAAAATGTCAAGTGCAACAACATATTAGTTGCGTCATTTTTCTGGAGAACCCTGTGGAGAGTGACCATCCAATTCCACCTGTATTTTACTGTGAAACATGCCGTATTGACCGAGCAGATCC TTTTTGGGTTACTGTGGCGCATCTATCATTGCCTGTGAAGTTAACGAGTTCAAATATTTCAATGGACGG TAATATCACATCGCAGAAAGTGGAAACAACTTTTCAATTGACAAGATCAGATCAACACCTACTACAGAATTGTGAATATGATGTTCAG GCCTGGTGCATGCTTCTCAATGATAATGTTTTGTTTAGGATGCAGTGGCCACTTTTTGCAAATTTACAGGTTAATG ATATGTCCGTGAGAATGCTAGATAGACTGGTATCACAGTCTCTTGGTGCTAATGGCCGTGATGATGGTGCACAA ATCAAATTATGCATTCGAGAGGGAATAAATAGAATTTCTTTATCAGGATGTGATTCTCGTGTTTTCTGCTTCGGCATCAGACTCGTAAAGCGACGAACTGTTGAACAG GTTCTCAACCTGATTCCCAAAGTTGGTGAGTCTTTTGAAGATGCTCTTGCTCGTGTTTGTCGTTGCATTGGTGGTGGGATGAGTACTACAAACGAAGATAGTGATAGTGATTTGGAGGTGATTGCAGAGGCGATTACAGTTAATCTTCGCTGTCCT ATGAGTGGCTCTAGAATGAAGATTGCTGGCAGATTTAAACCTTGTGCTCACATGGGCTGTTTTGATCTTGAAACTTTTGTGAAACTAAATCAACGCTCCCGCAAG TGGCAGTGTCCTATTTGTCTTAAGAATTACTGCTTGGAGGATATTGTCATTGATCCTTACTTCAACCGCATTACAACTTTG ATGGGTCATTGTGAAGAAGACATAACTGAGATTGAGGTGAAACCTGATGGTTCTTGGACTGTAAAGACCAAAGTTGACATAGGTGATCTCAGGCAATGGCATTTTCCTGATGGTTCTCTTTGTGCTCTTACTGATGAAGTTACTTCCTGTTACAAAATCCCGAGGCAGATCGAGAAGGGAGATGGCTTGAAAGCACATTTTAGTCCTGAGACCGGAATTAAGAATAATCTCAGTGGAATTGTGCAAGGAAGAAACCCTCAGCTTGCCTTTTGTTCCTCAAAGAATCAACTTGAGGGAAGTTTTGTAAATCATGGCCAAAGGACACTAACAATGAGTAGTAGCACCACTGGAAGTGGCGGGGATGAAGAGGACCCAAGTATAAACCAAGATTACAGTGGGCATGTTGAAATATCTCCCAGTAGTGTCAATGAGATCAACTCTATCTGTCATTATTTTGACCCAACACTTGCAATAAACCATGGTAGTTCTGTGGCACCAGGGAATGCTGACATCATTATTCTAAGTGATTCCGATGAAGAGAATGTCAATTTAGTTCCTCCTGAAACTGTCTATGATACTTACAGAGTAAATGGGAGTGGTTCTTCATTGGCTGTCAATCCTGGAATAACAGACTCATACTTAGAAGATCTAGCTCTTGATGCAGGTGCAAATTCTTGTTTTGGTCTCTTTGATACAGGTGTCAATGATGTTGGGATGTCTAACTGGTCATACTCTTCTTGTACTCAAGCTGGTCCCCATTTCCAATTATTTAATACAGACCCGGATGTATCAGATGCTTTTATTGATCTGGATCATCCTTCCATTAGTTGTGCTGTTCCAATGAATGGTTGTACACTGGCATCAACGCCAGCTATAACTTCTGGTGGTGAGGTCCTAGATTCTTTAGCCTGTGACGCCAATGTTGATATGGATGTTGGCTTGGTTGATAATCCTATGAGATTTGTTGCTGAGGACCCCTCATTACAAACATTTCTCCCAGTTCAACCTGTGCAGCCTGACTTGGTGCACAAGCCTCCTGTATCAAATCGTGCCCCTACTGAGGATTGGTTTCCCCTTAGCCTCAGCAGCACCAGTGAGAGTTTTGGCAATCACACCAGGAATCATGATCAGGGTGCTGCTAAAATTGGGGTTGATTTGAGAAACCAGTTAGGATCAAATCAAGGTGCCTGA